The DNA region ACCGGCAGAACCTTGATGCATCAGGATTCGCGAATGCGGCAGGCTAAATCGCTTTCCGGCTGCTCCGGCGCAAAGCAGTATCTGCCCCATACTGGCCGCGAGCCCCATGGCTAATGTGCCAACTTCATTGGGAATCATCATCATGGTGTCGTAGATCGCCATTCCGGCGCTGACCGATCCGCCAGGGGAATTGATGTAAAGGCTGATGTCGGCCCGGGGATCTTCGGCAGAGAGCAAAAGGAGCTGGGCAACAATTCGGTTAGCGACGGCGTCGTCCACCTCGGTGCCTAGCACCACGATGCGTTGGTGAAGTAAGCGGAGTGAAAGTTGTTCATCAAATGAACCTGAAAGTGGGGTGGTCTGTGCGTTCATGGACCCAGCCTGCCAGCGGCAGATCAAGCTGGGAACGCCCCTCTGCGCTCGGCAGATCAGCCCATAGCAGATTCGCTTTGAGCGGATTAGTCTACGTATATCATCTTGGCCTCAACTCTGGGATAGCCTCGAAGTATGCAGTTTGATTACCTCGCTACTGCCCTGCGACTCCGTTGGGAGGAACTTCCTGCTGCTATACAGCATGCCATCGAGGCGAACATTGCCCAGCCAGTGACCCGAGTCGAAGTTGCCGGTGGCGGCTTTACGCCAGGGTTTGCTGCAGTTATCAATGACCGTTGGTTCATCAAGGCCGCGCCCGCGAGAATTCCCTGGCTGTTCGATGCGTATCGACGGGAAGCCGAAGTAGCGGTTGCTTTGCCCGAGGGCATACCAATGCCACGTTTCCTTGGGGCTTCGAGTGTTTCAACATCAAGCGATTCATGGCAGTTAATCTATGTCGAATCAGTCGTTGGCAAAATCCCGGGAAATCCATGGACTGCCGCCGAGCTTGCCGCAGTCGAATCAGCTCTCGTAACAGTTGATGAGGTGTTAACTCCGGCTCCTATCGACTTGAAGACTACGCCGCTCAGCCGTACCGTCACGGACGATCCAGAACTCGGCTTGGTCTTTCCGGAAACTTTTCCTGATTTCCTGCCTCCGCTAGCCGAAACAAGCCGATGGCAATTACAGTCGCTGCTGCAAAACTCAGAAACAGCGCTCGCTGGTCAGAGCCTGCAACACAACGCTTTGCGACCAGATAATATTCTGATGACCGAACACGGCGCACTGTTTTGCGATTGGAATTTCATAGCGTCGGGGTCGCGGTGGGCAGATTGGGTAGTCATGCTGGCATATGCTCGGCTGGATGGCCTCGACGTAGCAAACGCATTGGCACTGTCGACTTTGAGTAAGGACGCTGATCCGGATCACATCGACTCCTGGCTTTCGGCCTTGTTGGCATACATGATCCATGCGGGTTCGCAGGCAGAGGTTAGTAACTCCCCTGCCCTGCGAGAACATCAAAGATTCAGCGCCAAAATGCTTTTGGATTGGCTCATTGAACGGAGGGAACTGATATGAGCTTGCCAGAAGCGGTCTATCAAGCGGTGATGGGTAGTGCCTTCAATCGGCTTCAACCGCAGCTTCAGGAGTATTTTTCCTTGCTGCCAGGTTCAGGATTTTATGGGGTAGGTAGCGGGGTCTTTGACGTTGCAGGTTGTCCGCAAGCCTGGTTACGTCCGTTGCTGCGAACAACAGCGTCCGAAGAAGCATTTTTCCCAGAATACGGTGAAAACATTCCGTTCCAGGTGGAAAATCATGCGCATCGGGACCCCTTTGGCCGACCTAGCCTGACCACGATTCGTACCTTGCAGTTCCCCAAGATAACTCGTGTTTTTCAAGATACAACGAGCCTCACTTCGCAAGGTTTGGTGGACTATTTGGGTCGCCATCGTCGAATAGCCACTGATCTACGGCCCTTTGTCGGCCCGGAAAATCGCCTCCGCGCCGTTTCGCATACTAGCCGAGTGTTCGGCGCAGCCCTGCGGCTCGGTGTCCCCGGACCTTTCGATGCAAAAGCCTATATGAGCCAATGGTGGGACCAGGACCTGGAGAAATTTCGCATTCAGGTCAAAGTGATTCATCGCCTCATCGGCCCGCTACTGGTCTATTCAGGAAGCTTCAACTACCGTTTGGTGCATTATTCGCGCCACGAAGCTGCTTCACACGGCGTACCGAATTCGCTTCCCGCCTATGCGCGCCCGGAGCGGTGGGAATCGCGGATCTGAACGTATTTCGCCTATCAAGCTGAGGCGATAAGTTCTTGAATCGCATCGATGACATCGGTGAGCTCGCCAAGCACCTTTCGAGCCGCTGCCGGTGAAATCTCAGCTACGTCAGCTGCCTCGAATAGTCGCAAGGCGCCCATTTGCCGGGCTGGTAGGTCCACCCCTCGCCATGGACGCCAAATTGCCTCAGCGGCCCTACCGGCCTTGCCTCGCGGCACCGGAAGCAACACCGATGTTCCGGCTTCAACTAGGCTCGCGATGCGCTCCCAATAGCTACCGCTGAGCTCTGCACCAGCCACGTCACTAAAGGCCACGCCATCGGCGCTGCTTTCGGCTGCGAGCGCCGCAGATTCGAATGGTACTGAAAGGATGACTTCCGCTGCACCCGCTGCCCTGGCCGCTTCACTGACCAGGCTCCAGGCCGCACGCATTTCAGCCACCGGTACGGCACGCATCGTCCGATACCCGCTAACCGTCGGCACCTTACCCGAAAGAATCGCTTCGATCCCCGGCTCATCTAACTGCAGGCTCACCGCAACCCCTGGTGCTGCCGCCTGCAGCGCCTTGAGGTGCAAAGTAACGCCCGCAGCTAGTGATTGAACCAATTCCCGGCGCGCGCCATGGTCGGCAAGGACCTTTTCGCCCAACGGCAAATGTAGGTTAGCTGCCAAGCTAAATGGCCCCATGAGCTGGGTCTTGATTCGAGGTGGCTTGCTCGCTAGCCCGCCAACGACGTCGGCAAGGACGTTGATATCCGAGCTCAAGGACGATTGCGCCCGGCGTAGGTCGGCTCCTGGTCGTTGTACTAGGCGCCAACCGTATGATTGCACGTCAACCGGCAGCTCGACCAGCACCGCCGCAGTTCTGCCGATTGCTTGGCTAGCCGCTCCGCGCCCAGGCAAAAGTGGCAAGATCGGCAAATGCGGTGCGCCCAGTTCCCCTTGCAATACTTGGCATGCTTCCGCGATATCAAGCCCCGGCCATGACCCAAACGCAGTGGCGGAGACGGTACCTTCGGTCACAAGTTACCGTCAGCAGACTGATGCGTCTGCGAAATTGCGTGGTGATTGCGAATGACTTCGGAAATGATGAAGTTTAAGAACTTCTCGGCAAATGCAGGATCAAGCTGTGCTTCTTGGGCAAGATCGCGAAGTCGGCTAATCTGGGCAAGCTCACGATCCGGGTCCCCTGCGGGTAGGTTGTACTTCGCCTTGAGGACCCCGACTCGTTGCGTCGCTTTAAACCGCTCAGCCAGCAAATGCACCAGAGCGGCGTCAAAATTATCGATGCTGGAGCGAACGGCCAAAAGCTCTGCCATCACATCGGCTGAAATCTGGCCCGAAAGTGAACTGGCCGTGGGATCGAATTCTTCGTGTTGCGCGCTCATGGTTCCAGTCTACGGAGATGTACGCCGCGTTAGCGATCCATGACGAAGCTTCCCAGCCCGTGGACGTGTTCTCCTCATGCGGCAACGTCTGCGTCGCGTCTCGATGTCTTGGGCTCCGCCGCAATAAGTCTGTCGAGCTCGGCCAACCGGGCCGCCGTCAGGTCGTCTCCTGGTGTCACTGTCACCATGCGAACATCGCGTTGCTGATCGATCCACAGGGTGGTGAACTGCAGTCGCAATACCCCCACTCGCGGGTTGTTGAAGATTTTGATGAGCTCATCAGTGCGTTGGACTTGCTGAGAGTCCCAAAGCCGGGTGAAAAGTGGCGACATCGCTTTGAGTCGATCAACAAACTCTGCCCAACCTTGTTCGCCTAGGTGCCGAGCCGTATTCGCCCGGAATCTAGCCACCATGCTTCGGCAGACCTCCTCATACCGGTCGCCATAGGCTCTTTCCCAGTCCGGCTCGCCGAAAGCGGCCAAGAGACAATTTCTTCGAAGTTCTGGTTGCTCTTCGATATCCGAAATGAGGAATCGATAAACCCGGTTCCAGGCAAGTACGTCGTACTTCCCGTTTTGAATCGTGCAAGGATAAGGAAGCATCTTTTCAATTACCGCAAGGTGGTGTGCGGTGACATCTAGGCACTCAACGGGCCTGACCACTTTGTTCAGCCCAGCCAACGTGAAGATGTGTCTTTGTTCGTCAGCGTTTAATTGCAATGCGTCCGCAAGAGCATTGAGCACTTGCTCTGAGGCATTGATGTTCCGCCCTTGTTCCAGCCAGGTGTACCAAGTAACACCAACGTTGGCCAGCTGCGCAACTTCTTCACGCCGTAATCCTGGCGTACGACGACGGCCCGAGCCCGGCAAACCAACGTTGAACGGTAGCAACCGACTGCGTCGATCTCGAAGAAACTGGCCTAACTCAATTCGAGCTGGATTGGCACTGCCTTGGGGTTTCATTATGGCTCCTCTGATCATCAGCACAGCATTCGTAATACTAGGATAAACACACTTCTAGTACCAGAATGAAATATAGTTCATGCTGGAGGCATGGCAACAGTAACAGCACAATCGTCAGTCGTGGAAGCCGCTTCGCCGGTTGGTCGACTGGGCTACCCGGTTCTCTATCTCGCGGCGTTCTTAGCCACCTTCACCTTTGGTTCAATGAACCTGCTCGCGCCGGTGTTCGGTTCAGAGTTGAAAGCAGACGGACTGGCGCAAAGTTTCATCCTCAGCAGTTACACGACGGTACTCGCGACGGTCTTGATCCTGTCCGGCCGCTTGGGCGACCGGTTCGGCCGTCGCCAAGTTCTGGCCTGGGGACTTCTCATCTTCGCCATTGCTTCAATAGGTGCAGGCTTCAGCACTACTGTGACACTGCTCATTGTTGCTCGGGTAGTGCAAGGCATCGGCATTGGTCTGGTGCTGCCGCAGATCCTTTCCACGATCCAGGCAACCTCCACTGGAGAAAAACGCACTAGGGCGCTAGCGCCCTACGCTGCAATCGCCGGCGCCGGTACCGTCATCGGTCAAATCATCAGCGGCGTGTTACTCAGCGCCAATCTCTTTGGCTTGAGCTGGCGGCCAGTGATGTTCGTGGCAGCGCTCATCGCGCTGATATCGCTGGCGCTGGTCAAACTGGTACGGCCCACCAAATCGGATGCGCCACTGGCCATGGATGCCTTCGGTGCAGTCATGTTAGGTATTGCTTTAGCCGCCTTCATAGTCGCTATGACGCTTTTTTCTGCAGGAGCTGTACTCTGGCTGGCCGCCACCTTGCTGGTTCTGGCAGCCGTACTTGGCCTCCTCTGTCGTCCGTAGGGAAAAATCTCTGGAGTCGGCTGGAGTTATTCCGCTCGCGCCGACGTCGTTATTTCGCGTACGGGCGCTCCGGATGGGCTTGGCCCTGAATTTACTCTTCTTCACCGGATATGGCGCCTTCATGTTCGAGTTCTCTTCGCTGACGCAGCGAGGAATGCACTATTCAGGACTCGGCTCGGGCCTGGCCATTGTGTTGTTTGCCTTAGCCTTCGTCGTCACCTCGATTTACTTGCATCACATCAGCCGGAGATTCGGCAAGCACACCATGCTGGTTGGCGCTCTATTTCAGCTTTTGGCGCTCGCTGCCCTGTCAATTGAGTTGCTGTTCGAAGGCTCTGCCGTGCAGCAGTGGCATATGCAAATCGCTTTGGTGCTGTTGGGCGCCGCTCAAGCTGTGATGTTTGGGCCACTTATCAATACCGTCATGAGCCAGATTCCCTCCTGGGCTGCCGGATTGTCTGGCGGACTATTTAGCACCGTGCAGCAGCTAGCATTTTCGCTCGGAGTTGCGGTTCTGGGCGGCCTATACTTCACATTGAGCCAGTTACAACAGTTTGGATTCTTTGGCGGACTCGCTTTCTGCCTCGTTGTGCAGATTATCGCGACGGCGATCTTTGGGCTGCTCGCATGGCGGCTGCATCGTCACATCCCGGCCACCGCGACAGCTGCTTAACGCAAAAATCTCTCCGTGAGCGCCAGTACGCGCGCACGGAGAGATTTTGCTTAGTTAGCCGAGCAGCGCTTTATGCGCCTCACGTCGCCTCGCCTGCTCTGCAGGGTTCGGAACCGGGAGCGATGCAATCAGACGCTTGGTGTATGCGTCTTGCGGTTCACTCATCACCTGCGAACCAATGCCTTGCTCCACGAGTTTGCCTTTGTAAAGCACCCCCACCCATTCGGAGAGGATATCCACCACGGCCAAGTCATGGCTGATAAACAAGGCAGCAAAGCCAAACTCGGATTGAATCTCGCGGAAAAGTTCCAGCACCTTAGCCTGGACGGACACGTCCAGGGCCGATGTCGGCTCATCCGCGATCAGCAACTTCGGGTTGAGCGCGAGAGCCCGAGCCAACGACGCGCGCTGGCGCTGGCCACCGGAAAGCTCATGCGGAAACCTTTGCGCGTACGACGCCGGCAGTTGGACAGCTTCTAGCAACTCGCCAACACGTTTGTTGCACTCTGCCTTGGACGACTGCGTATGAATAAGCAACGGTTCAGCGACGCAATAACCAATACTGAGCTGAGGATTAAAAGATGCCGCTGGATCCTGGAAAACGAAGCCAATATCCTTTCGGAGCGGCTTGAAGCTGCGCTCTTTATAGCCAAGCATCTCGTAACCCGAGACCTTGAGCGAACCGCCGGTTGTTCGATTCAAGCCCGCAATTGCTCGACCGATCGTGGTTTTGCCCGAGCCGGACTCCCCTACCAGTCCGAAGACCTCACCGGCTGAAATCGTAAAGCTCACATCGTCAACGGCTCGGAAGCCGCCACGACCAAAGCGACCCGGATACTCAATCACCAGATTCTTAGCCTCAACTAAGAATTCAGCATCTTGATGAGTGCGCTCGGTCATGCCCGCCGAGGCCGAATTTCGGCCCAAGTGCGGCACTGCAGCCAACAGGTCTTTGGTGTATTGCTGCTTTGGTGCAGCTAACAGTTCCTTGACCGGAGCCTCCTCGACGATGTCACCGCGATACATCACCACGACTCGATCAGCAAGATCTGCCACCACACCCATATTGTGCGTAATCAGCACAATTGAGGTACCGAATTTGTCCCGAAAATCACGAAGAAGTTCAAGGATCTCTGCCTGAACCGTGACGTCGAGCGCTGTGGTCGGTTCATCGGCAACGATGAGCGAAGGGTTTAGCGCCAGCGCCGCGGCAATAACCACACGCTGTTTCTGCCCGCCCGAGAACTCATGCGGATAGGAATCGATTCGTTTCTCTGGCTCTGGCATACCCTACCTTGCGCAAAGCCTCAATAGCTGCCGCTCTGGCCTCTTTGCGAGATACCTTCTTGCCGTTCTTCGCGGCGTGTGCGCAAAGGCCCTCAGCAATTTGCCAACCGACAGTAAACACCAGGTTGAGCGCAGTAGAGGGCTCCTGAAAAACCATCGACACATCGCGGCCTCGCACTGCCCGCAGTTCAGCCTTCGAAATGCTGATCACGTCATGACCGCTCACGACGACCGCGCCTGAACTCACGGCGGTCTCTGGCAGAA from Renibacterium salmoninarum ATCC 33209 includes:
- a CDS encoding MFS transporter; this translates as MASSVVRREKSLESAGVIPLAPTSLFRVRALRMGLALNLLFFTGYGAFMFEFSSLTQRGMHYSGLGSGLAIVLFALAFVVTSIYLHHISRRFGKHTMLVGALFQLLALAALSIELLFEGSAVQQWHMQIALVLLGAAQAVMFGPLINTVMSQIPSWAAGLSGGLFSTVQQLAFSLGVAVLGGLYFTLSQLQQFGFFGGLAFCLVVQIIATAIFGLLAWRLHRHIPATATAA
- a CDS encoding ClpP family protease, yielding MNAQTTPLSGSFDEQLSLRLLHQRIVVLGTEVDDAVANRIVAQLLLLSAEDPRADISLYINSPGGSVSAGMAIYDTMMMIPNEVGTLAMGLAASMGQILLCAGAAGKRFSLPHSRILMHQGSAGIQGTTADVEIQEQNLRAIEDMVNGLLAHHTGHTIAEIERDSDRDHWFSAEEARQYGMVDHLVGNLAELQNPNHRKAGL
- a CDS encoding helix-turn-helix transcriptional regulator, translating into MKPQGSANPARIELGQFLRDRRSRLLPFNVGLPGSGRRRTPGLRREEVAQLANVGVTWYTWLEQGRNINASEQVLNALADALQLNADEQRHIFTLAGLNKVVRPVECLDVTAHHLAVIEKMLPYPCTIQNGKYDVLAWNRVYRFLISDIEEQPELRRNCLLAAFGEPDWERAYGDRYEEVCRSMVARFRANTARHLGEQGWAEFVDRLKAMSPLFTRLWDSQQVQRTDELIKIFNNPRVGVLRLQFTTLWIDQQRDVRMVTVTPGDDLTAARLAELDRLIAAEPKTSRRDADVAA
- a CDS encoding MFS transporter; this encodes MATVTAQSSVVEAASPVGRLGYPVLYLAAFLATFTFGSMNLLAPVFGSELKADGLAQSFILSSYTTVLATVLILSGRLGDRFGRRQVLAWGLLIFAIASIGAGFSTTVTLLIVARVVQGIGIGLVLPQILSTIQATSTGEKRTRALAPYAAIAGAGTVIGQIISGVLLSANLFGLSWRPVMFVAALIALISLALVKLVRPTKSDAPLAMDAFGAVMLGIALAAFIVAMTLFSAGAVLWLAATLLVLAAVLGLLCRP
- a CDS encoding DUF4166 domain-containing protein, with product MSLPEAVYQAVMGSAFNRLQPQLQEYFSLLPGSGFYGVGSGVFDVAGCPQAWLRPLLRTTASEEAFFPEYGENIPFQVENHAHRDPFGRPSLTTIRTLQFPKITRVFQDTTSLTSQGLVDYLGRHRRIATDLRPFVGPENRLRAVSHTSRVFGAALRLGVPGPFDAKAYMSQWWDQDLEKFRIQVKVIHRLIGPLLVYSGSFNYRLVHYSRHEAASHGVPNSLPAYARPERWESRI
- a CDS encoding phosphotransferase; this translates as MQFDYLATALRLRWEELPAAIQHAIEANIAQPVTRVEVAGGGFTPGFAAVINDRWFIKAAPARIPWLFDAYRREAEVAVALPEGIPMPRFLGASSVSTSSDSWQLIYVESVVGKIPGNPWTAAELAAVESALVTVDEVLTPAPIDLKTTPLSRTVTDDPELGLVFPETFPDFLPPLAETSRWQLQSLLQNSETALAGQSLQHNALRPDNILMTEHGALFCDWNFIASGSRWADWVVMLAYARLDGLDVANALALSTLSKDADPDHIDSWLSALLAYMIHAGSQAEVSNSPALREHQRFSAKMLLDWLIERRELI
- a CDS encoding chorismate mutase; translated protein: MSAQHEEFDPTASSLSGQISADVMAELLAVRSSIDNFDAALVHLLAERFKATQRVGVLKAKYNLPAGDPDRELAQISRLRDLAQEAQLDPAFAEKFLNFIISEVIRNHHAISQTHQSADGNL